From Leptodactylus fuscus isolate aLepFus1 chromosome 11, aLepFus1.hap2, whole genome shotgun sequence, one genomic window encodes:
- the SPACA9 gene encoding sperm acrosome-associated protein 9, with protein sequence MDEARQTLKTLQQQCKLLGQQQVTFITALERTREHAHDRIKPVRTLAQVQNYLDNYCHNSTDKRILSLFLDVCNNLVDFCVKLDAMQSETRSAGGILEVTMTLLSPTNDLSGLRAKYPHDAVNHLSCDEARNFYGGVVSLIPIVLDNIREAMARMEKVQPHHLGNSVRLGSGQGSRQHSDKAGGGNLTTTTGAQTNVSQADSSFQMSNKKKYNGETLKPAWRPAGRLYTT encoded by the exons ATGGATGAGGCCAGGCAGACCCTGAAGACTCTGCAGCAGCAGTGTAAACTCCTAGGACAGCAGCAAGTGACCTTCATCACCGCCCTGGAGCGCACACGTGAGCACGCCCATGACAGGATCAAACCCGTGCGGACCCTGGCGCAG GTGCAAAACTACCTGGACAACTATTGTCATAACAGCACAGACAAGCGAATCCTATCCTTGTTCCTTGATGTCTGCAACAATCTGGTTGATTTTTGCGTCAAGCTGGATGCCATGCAGAGTGAGACTAGGTCAGCAGGGGGCATCCTAGAAGTAACCATGACCCTGCTCAGCCCAACCAATGACCTATCTGGTCTAAGAGCCAA ATATCCTCATGATGCTGTTAATCATCTCAGTTGCGATGAGGCCAGGAACTTTTACGGTGGAGTTGTGAGCCTCATCCCCATAGTTCTGGACAACATCCGAGAAGCCATGGCCAGGATGGAGAAAGTGCAGCCACACCACCTTGGTAACAGCGTCAGACTAGGTTCTGGTCAGGGGAGCAGGCAGCATAGTGATAAGGCAGGAGGGGGAAACCTCACAACCACCACTGGGGCTCAGACCAATGTCAGTCAGGCAGATTCATCTTTCCAAATGTCAAACAAGAAGAAATACAATGGAGAAACCTTAAAACCCGCCTGGAGGCCGGCCGGACGCCTCTATACCACATAA